From the genome of Colletotrichum higginsianum IMI 349063 chromosome 4, whole genome shotgun sequence, one region includes:
- a CDS encoding Zinc finger protein translates to MMLLVIRTAQQVAESTTIYDHNYDPFYQQPSTSETESTYMSAATFNVGRPSNDDTITHFSGANPLLDAMAVTTTGWPYGAQPVSAAPDAMDDNMFQHSPLSDFLEMPDESDDWAILMQQDMLVTGAFEMAGFDFPTTMMEETNYQTPDSPEDIFNDPTVQFDIEQSLQTTGLFDFNGLLPDLSASGYLSGTDQVSSYFGSTNTSPYEPALDFFPEVAPSPSSIFPASADGSPLGTTTTTTTTSPDSDSAAAHPYRCTTDGCPKTFRKEAQLKQHQRVHRKALVCDICRAERRTEHKFAQVRDLERHLQARHRDVAERANVRSEVRQCPHPGCEHEGRRDNVSRHHRSKHGKELKWKRGVPHVVG, encoded by the exons ATGATGCTGTTGGTTATTCGCACCG CTCAGCAAGTCGCCGAGTCAACCACCATCTACGACCACAACTACGACCCTTTTTACCAGCAACCTTCAACTTCGGAGACGGAGTCGACCTACATGTCAGCTGCGACGTTCAACGTTGGCAGACCTTCAAACGACGATACCATCACCCACTTCTCCGGGGCCAACCCCCTTCTCGACGCTATGGCGGTAACTACCACGGGCTGGCCCTACGGGGCCCAGCCGGTAAGTGCTGCACCCGATGCCATGGACGACAACATGTTTCAGCACTCTCCCCTCTCCGACTTCCTTGAGATGCCGGACGAGTCCGACGACTGGGCCATTCTCATGCAGCAGGACATGCTCGTCACCGGCGCCTTCGAGATGGCCGGCTTCGATTTCCCTACCacgatgatggaggagacCAACTACCAGACACCCGACTCCCCCGAGGACATTTTCAACGACCCCACCGTGCAGTTCGACATCGAACAGAGCCTGCAGACCACTGGCCTCTTCGACTTCAACGGTCTGCTGCCCGACCTCTCCGCCTCCGGTTACCTCTCCGGTACCGACCAGGTCTCCTCCTACTTCGGGAGCACAAACACCTCCCCCTACGAGCCAGCCCTTGACTTCTTCCCCGAAGTCgcgccctccccctcctccatcttcccGGCCAGTGCCGACGGCTCGCCCctcggcaccaccaccaccaccacgacaACCTCTCCCGACTCGGACTCTGCTGCCGCCCACCCCTACCGCTGCACCACCGACGGCTGCCCCAAGACCTTCCGCAAGGAGGCCCAGCTTAAGCAGCACCAGCGCGTCCACCGCAAGGCCCTCGTCTGCGACATCTGCCGCGCCGAGCGCCGCACCGAGCATAAGTTCGCCCAGGTGCGCGACCTCGAGCGCCACCTGCAggcccgccaccgagacgtCGCCGAGCGGGCCAACGTGCGCTCCGAGGTCCGCCAGTGCCCGCACCCGGGCTGCGAGCACGAGGGCCGGAGGGACAACGTGTCGAGGCACCACCGGAGCAAACACGGCAAGGAGCTCAAGTGGAAGAGGGGCGTCCCTCATGTTGTGGGTTGA